The following are encoded together in the Citrobacter arsenatis genome:
- a CDS encoding ABC transporter substrate-binding protein, with the protein MKTTPALNAFFRPALIAVALAFALPAAQAAVPKDMLVIGKAADPQTLDPAVTIDNNDWTVTYPSYQRLVQYKTDGGKGSTEVEGDLASGWKASDDQKEWTFTLKNGAKFADGTPVTADAVKQSFERLLKIGQGPAEAFPKDLKVEAIDNTTVKFTLSQPFAPFLYTLANDGASIINPAILKEHAADDARGFLAQNTAGSGPFMLKSWQKGQQLVLVPNPHYAGTKPTFKRVSVKIIGESASRRLQLSRGDIDIADALPVDQLAALKQEGKVNVADYPSLRVTYLYLNNSKAPLNQVDLRRAISWATDYKGMVNGILSGNGKQMRGPIPEGMWGFDDKAMQYSFDEAKAKAAWDKVASKPESLSFLYSDNDPNWEPIALATQASLGKLGIKVKLEKLANATMRDRVGKGDYDIAIGNWSPDFADPYMFMNYWFESDKKGLPGNRSFYENGEVDKLLRSALATTDQVARTNDYQQAQTIVIDEAAYIYLFQKNYQLAMNKDVKGFVFNPMLEQVFNISTMSK; encoded by the coding sequence ATGAAGACTACACCTGCGTTAAACGCGTTTTTTCGCCCCGCTCTGATAGCCGTTGCGCTGGCGTTTGCCCTGCCTGCCGCGCAGGCCGCCGTACCAAAAGATATGCTGGTGATTGGTAAAGCCGCCGATCCGCAGACGCTTGACCCCGCCGTGACCATTGATAACAACGACTGGACGGTCACCTATCCCTCATACCAGCGGCTGGTGCAGTACAAAACCGATGGCGGTAAAGGATCCACGGAAGTTGAAGGTGACTTAGCCAGCGGCTGGAAAGCCTCGGACGATCAGAAAGAGTGGACGTTTACCCTGAAAAACGGTGCCAAATTCGCCGACGGAACGCCGGTGACGGCAGATGCGGTAAAGCAATCTTTCGAACGTTTGCTCAAAATCGGCCAGGGTCCCGCAGAAGCGTTCCCGAAAGATCTGAAGGTTGAGGCCATCGATAATACCACGGTGAAGTTTACCCTCAGCCAGCCGTTTGCTCCGTTTTTGTATACGCTGGCAAATGACGGAGCTTCAATCATAAATCCGGCGATCTTAAAAGAGCATGCCGCAGACGATGCCCGCGGATTCCTGGCGCAGAACACGGCGGGTTCCGGGCCATTCATGCTCAAAAGCTGGCAAAAGGGACAACAGCTGGTGCTGGTGCCTAACCCGCATTATGCCGGTACTAAACCGACCTTTAAGCGTGTTTCGGTAAAAATCATCGGTGAAAGCGCCTCCCGCCGCCTGCAATTGTCGCGTGGCGATATCGACATTGCCGATGCGCTTCCTGTTGACCAGCTAGCCGCCTTAAAACAGGAAGGCAAAGTGAACGTAGCGGATTATCCCTCGTTGCGCGTGACCTATCTGTATCTCAACAACAGTAAGGCCCCGCTCAATCAGGTGGATTTACGCCGCGCCATCTCGTGGGCCACCGATTATAAAGGCATGGTAAACGGGATCCTCAGCGGCAACGGGAAGCAAATGCGTGGACCGATCCCCGAAGGCATGTGGGGTTTTGACGACAAGGCCATGCAGTACAGCTTTGATGAAGCCAAAGCGAAAGCAGCATGGGACAAAGTTGCCAGCAAACCTGAAAGCCTGAGCTTCCTGTACTCCGATAATGATCCTAACTGGGAGCCTATCGCGCTCGCGACTCAGGCAAGCCTTGGCAAACTGGGTATTAAGGTGAAGCTGGAAAAACTGGCTAACGCCACCATGCGTGACCGCGTGGGCAAAGGCGATTACGACATTGCTATTGGCAACTGGAGCCCGGACTTCGCTGACCCGTACATGTTCATGAACTACTGGTTTGAGTCAGATAAGAAAGGCTTGCCGGGTAACCGTTCGTTCTATGAAAACGGTGAGGTCGATAAGCTGCTGCGTAGCGCGCTGGCCACGACCGATCAGGTTGCCAGAACCAATGACTACCAACAGGCGCAAACCATCGTGATTGATGAAGCAGCCTACATCTATTTATTCCAGAAAAACTATCAGTTGGCGATGAACAAAGACGTCAAAGGATTTGTATTCAACCCCATGCTGGAACAGGTCTTCAATATCTCCACCATGAGTAAATAA
- a CDS encoding ABC transporter permease, producing MTFWSILRQRCWGLILVVIGVCVITFIISHLIPGDPARLLAGDRASDEIVENIRQQLGLNQPLYVQFFRYVSDIFHGDLGTSIRTGRPVLDELRIFFPATLELAFCSLLLALVIGIPLGILSAVWRNRWLDHLVRLMAITGISTPAFWLGLGVIVLFYGHLQILPGGGRLDDWLDPPTHVTGFYLIDALLEGNGEVFFNALQHLILPSLTLAFVHLGIVARQIRSAMLEQLSEDYIRTARASGLPGWYIVLCYALPNALIPSITVLGLALGDLLYGAVLTETVFAWPGMGAWVVTSIQALDFPAVMGFAVVVSFAYVLVNLVVDLLYLWVDPRIGRGGAQ from the coding sequence ATGACGTTCTGGAGCATTTTACGCCAGCGATGCTGGGGACTTATTTTGGTGGTTATCGGTGTTTGCGTAATCACATTTATTATTTCGCACCTGATACCTGGCGACCCCGCGCGGCTGCTGGCGGGCGATCGCGCCAGCGATGAAATTGTTGAAAACATTCGCCAACAGCTGGGGCTGAACCAGCCGCTGTATGTGCAGTTTTTTCGCTATGTCAGCGACATTTTTCACGGCGATTTAGGCACCTCTATTCGCACCGGACGTCCGGTGCTGGATGAGCTGCGCATCTTCTTCCCCGCCACCCTTGAGCTGGCTTTCTGTTCCTTGCTGCTGGCGCTGGTTATTGGGATCCCGTTAGGCATTTTATCTGCGGTGTGGCGCAACCGTTGGCTTGATCACCTTGTTCGCCTGATGGCGATCACCGGTATCTCCACGCCTGCATTCTGGCTGGGGCTGGGGGTTATCGTGCTGTTTTACGGTCATTTGCAAATTTTGCCCGGCGGTGGGCGGTTAGACGACTGGCTGGATCCGCCGACGCACGTCACCGGGTTCTATTTGATAGATGCCCTGCTGGAAGGCAACGGTGAAGTCTTTTTCAATGCGCTTCAGCATCTGATCCTGCCATCGCTGACGCTGGCTTTTGTGCACTTAGGGATCGTTGCCCGTCAGATTCGCTCCGCCATGCTGGAACAATTGAGTGAAGATTACATTCGTACCGCTCGCGCCAGCGGGTTGCCGGGCTGGTACATCGTATTGTGTTACGCGTTGCCTAATGCGCTCATCCCCTCGATAACCGTTCTCGGCCTGGCATTGGGCGATCTGCTCTACGGTGCCGTACTGACCGAAACGGTCTTCGCCTGGCCAGGCATGGGCGCCTGGGTGGTAACGTCGATTCAGGCGCTCGACTTCCCGGCGGTAATGGGATTTGCCGTGGTGGTCTCTTTCGCCTATGTGCTGGTTAACCTGGTGGTCGATTTACTCTATTTATGGGTAGATCCACGAATTGGACGTGGAGGCGCGCAATGA